A genomic stretch from Candidatus Abyssobacteria bacterium SURF_5 includes:
- a CDS encoding alpha/beta fold hydrolase, producing MPPPETMLMENAPPAPAFSFKRGTVGCLLVHGFGDTAALMEPMAVYLREQGITTTSVTLPGHGTSLHDFALISSQKLIGTVEREFAEMKEACGSVVVVGFSMGGLLAIHLATLRDVEGLVTICTPVFPRGGVLSEHVLQRAARFGALVGANIPKFGITSLSDKTLRSYLNGYNKYPSRSILCLLDLMKLTRPILKRVTAPLLVVHSQRDDVIWRESGNYIFRSVASAEKRYIVLENSRHKAPLDRDRCVLFEEVTNFCLSRA from the coding sequence ATGCCACCACCGGAAACGATGCTTATGGAAAATGCCCCGCCGGCTCCTGCATTCTCTTTCAAAAGAGGAACTGTGGGATGCCTCCTGGTGCATGGATTCGGAGATACGGCCGCCTTAATGGAGCCGATGGCGGTTTATTTGAGAGAACAGGGGATAACCACGACCTCTGTGACGCTGCCCGGTCATGGGACGTCTCTTCACGATTTCGCCTTGATCTCCTCCCAGAAGTTGATCGGGACGGTTGAACGGGAATTTGCGGAAATGAAGGAGGCCTGCGGCTCGGTTGTAGTGGTCGGCTTCAGCATGGGCGGACTGCTCGCGATTCATCTGGCGACCCTGCGCGATGTCGAAGGGTTGGTGACGATTTGCACGCCTGTTTTTCCCCGAGGAGGAGTGCTGAGTGAGCACGTGCTGCAACGTGCGGCCAGATTTGGAGCGCTCGTCGGCGCCAATATTCCCAAGTTCGGCATAACCAGCTTGTCGGACAAAACGCTTCGCTCGTACCTGAACGGGTACAACAAATATCCTTCCCGCAGCATATTGTGCCTGCTCGACCTTATGAAATTGACGCGCCCGATCCTCAAGAGGGTGACAGCCCCGCTCCTGGTCGTGCATTCCCAGCGAGACGACGTCATTTGGAGAGAGAGCGGCAATTATATCTTCCGTTCCGTCGCAAGCGCTGAAAAAAGGTATATCGTATTGGAGAACAGCCGCCACAAAGCGCCGCTTGACCGGGATCGCTGCGTTCTATTTGAAGAAGTGACGAACTTCTGCTTGTCGCGCGCCTGA
- a CDS encoding PAS domain S-box protein: MNDFAYLQRILTEQKVTLLNPSIADPAKRALVRNFLESVFSHLMLCLGGAEIGACASKAAEAALQEARTKTELLASLDDFELAALNVMQSSFKDEALPPTWGSVFRFFCETRKRLRSRSPAEPLEPARNDFPGLFDEVIHQILNPSIGPEEVLKLICDGALKLTAAEAVAIYAIDRENNSFLLKQFAAGPLFRQIEQKKLPEFLAAFASIPRKPEDAEGLFHIALTQRKPVFSSDIMKDGRVHMPEALKQLGVDAMLVIPMLEPENEVGFISAVPPPNSSFSDAEIENLSVFADLAAVTWRNAQLYNDLRKSERRYRYLIDNAIDIIFILDMQGRFVSINKRGEQLTGHKAEGWIGRHFSELISADDLSEVLQGWSRGTAGGANVMPVRIQTARGEDLYLKVNSSLLEEDGEIKGQMCIARDATEETKREAEFKRLHESVVEANHKLEESMAKLKSAQAKLVQTEKLSAMGELISGIAHELNNPLTGIMGYTQLLLETAENDKYRQDLEKINTAAYRCKQIIQNLLRFSRSHKPQKQRIDIQAVIKSVAELKRYQLQLDGIKLNLQLQENGLYIIGDHYQLQQVILNLINNAHQAIHTAKSGGAIDVRTVCDEASGRARVFVSDDGPGIPQEVLPRIFDPFFTTKEPGAGTGLGLSVVYGIIQEHGGQITTESVPHKHTTFSLELPLDGSSTSDKGADEKIKPSSKSSSVLVVDDEEVILDLLTDIFSQMDYSVERAHNGAEALEKVRKKPFDIIICDLKMPGMDGKTFFQKVTKSNPGLAQKIIFSTGDTLSEDFRAFCAETRRIVVEKPFFLDDLKNAIEAVEENQFRPPE; this comes from the coding sequence ATGAATGATTTTGCATACCTGCAGCGCATTCTAACCGAACAAAAAGTTACTCTCCTAAATCCTTCCATTGCGGATCCAGCAAAAAGGGCCTTGGTTCGCAATTTTTTGGAGTCCGTTTTTTCACATCTCATGTTGTGTCTTGGAGGAGCGGAAATCGGCGCGTGCGCATCCAAAGCGGCCGAAGCCGCTCTCCAAGAGGCCCGCACCAAGACAGAGCTTCTGGCCTCTCTCGATGATTTTGAGCTGGCGGCGTTGAATGTGATGCAGTCGTCCTTCAAAGACGAAGCCTTGCCGCCCACTTGGGGCAGTGTGTTTCGTTTTTTCTGCGAAACCAGAAAGAGATTGAGAAGTCGCTCGCCCGCAGAACCTCTCGAGCCGGCCCGAAATGATTTCCCGGGTCTTTTTGACGAGGTAATCCATCAGATCCTCAATCCCTCGATCGGCCCCGAAGAAGTATTGAAGCTCATCTGCGATGGCGCATTGAAGCTGACGGCCGCCGAGGCTGTCGCCATCTACGCGATAGACCGAGAAAACAATAGTTTCCTGCTCAAGCAGTTCGCGGCGGGCCCGCTTTTCCGCCAGATCGAACAGAAGAAGCTGCCGGAATTTCTGGCCGCCTTTGCGTCTATTCCGCGGAAGCCGGAGGACGCGGAGGGCCTTTTCCACATCGCGCTCACCCAAAGGAAGCCGGTCTTCAGCAGCGACATCATGAAAGACGGGCGCGTGCACATGCCGGAGGCGCTCAAACAACTGGGCGTGGACGCAATGCTGGTGATTCCCATGCTCGAACCTGAAAACGAAGTGGGTTTCATTTCGGCCGTCCCGCCGCCAAATTCATCGTTTTCCGACGCCGAGATTGAGAACCTTTCGGTTTTCGCCGACCTTGCGGCCGTTACATGGCGCAACGCCCAACTTTACAATGATCTGAGGAAATCGGAGCGGCGATATCGTTACCTGATCGACAATGCAATCGATATCATCTTCATTCTCGACATGCAGGGCCGTTTTGTCTCGATCAACAAGCGCGGCGAGCAATTGACCGGCCATAAGGCGGAGGGTTGGATCGGGCGCCATTTTTCCGAGCTTATCAGCGCCGATGACCTGAGCGAAGTTTTGCAAGGGTGGTCCCGCGGAACTGCCGGTGGAGCCAATGTCATGCCTGTTCGAATACAGACCGCTCGGGGAGAGGACCTTTATCTGAAAGTGAATAGTTCCCTTCTCGAGGAAGACGGGGAAATCAAGGGACAGATGTGCATTGCGCGGGACGCGACGGAGGAAACCAAGCGGGAAGCCGAGTTCAAGCGCCTGCACGAATCGGTGGTCGAGGCAAATCACAAGCTTGAGGAATCGATGGCGAAGCTGAAGTCGGCCCAGGCGAAACTGGTGCAGACCGAAAAACTTTCGGCAATGGGGGAGCTCATCTCGGGAATCGCGCACGAACTGAACAATCCGCTCACCGGAATCATGGGGTACACCCAGCTCCTGCTCGAGACGGCTGAAAACGACAAGTACCGCCAGGACCTCGAAAAGATCAATACGGCAGCCTACCGGTGTAAACAGATAATCCAGAACCTGCTGCGCTTCTCCCGAAGCCATAAACCGCAGAAACAGCGTATTGACATTCAGGCGGTCATCAAGAGCGTGGCCGAGCTGAAGCGCTACCAGTTGCAGCTCGACGGAATAAAACTGAATCTTCAGCTTCAGGAGAACGGCCTTTACATCATCGGCGACCACTACCAGCTCCAGCAGGTGATCCTCAACCTGATCAATAACGCGCATCAGGCGATTCATACAGCGAAGAGCGGCGGCGCCATCGATGTGCGGACCGTATGCGACGAAGCATCCGGCCGGGCGCGCGTGTTTGTTTCGGATGACGGACCGGGTATTCCGCAGGAGGTGCTGCCCAGGATTTTCGATCCTTTCTTTACCACAAAGGAGCCAGGCGCCGGTACCGGCCTCGGCCTGAGCGTGGTATACGGGATCATACAAGAGCATGGGGGCCAAATCACAACTGAAAGCGTGCCGCACAAACATACCACTTTCTCTCTCGAACTCCCGCTTGATGGCTCGTCCACGTCCGACAAAGGAGCTGACGAGAAAATCAAGCCCTCCTCCAAGTCATCGAGCGTGCTCGTGGTCGATGACGAGGAGGTAATCCTCGATCTTCTGACCGACATTTTCTCGCAAATGGATTACAGTGTCGAACGCGCACATAACGGCGCAGAGGCGCTGGAGAAAGTGCGGAAAAAACCCTTCGACATCATCATCTGTGATCTGAAGATGCCAGGGATGGACGGCAAGACCTTCTTCCAGAAAGTTACGAAGTCCAATCCGGGGCTGGCGCAGAAAATCATTTTCTCCACCGGCGATACGCTCAGCGAAGACTTCAGGGCCTTCTGCGCCGAGACCCGTCGGATCGTCGTCGAAAAACCATTCTTTCTGGACGACTTGAAAAACGCTATCGAAGCCGTAGAGGAGAACCAGTTCCGGCCACCGGAATAA